A genomic window from Candidatus Kouleothrix ribensis includes:
- a CDS encoding nitroreductase family deazaflavin-dependent oxidoreductase translates to MRFFQIILSMHVAIYRLTRGRLGGKQIVLLTTTGKKTGRPRTRPLFHIKDGTSYIVIASAGGSAKNPAWYTNLVATPQVTLEDHGRTITGIASTVGADERARLWQVIVAKNPGFGGYEQRTARVIPLVRIQPS, encoded by the coding sequence ATGCGCTTCTTTCAGATCATCCTGAGCATGCACGTCGCGATCTACCGGCTCACGCGCGGGCGGCTCGGCGGCAAGCAGATCGTCTTGCTGACGACGACTGGCAAAAAAACCGGCCGGCCGCGCACCCGGCCGCTGTTCCACATCAAAGATGGCACCAGCTATATCGTGATTGCCTCGGCCGGCGGCAGCGCTAAAAATCCCGCCTGGTACACCAACCTGGTCGCTACCCCCCAGGTCACGCTCGAAGACCACGGCCGTACAATTACGGGGATAGCCAGCACGGTAGGCGCCGACGAGCGCGCGCGGCTGTGGCAGGTGATTGTGGCCAAGAACCCAGGCTTTGGCGGCTACGAGCAGCGCACGGCCCGCGTCATCCCGCTGGTGCGCATCCAGCCGAGCTAG
- a CDS encoding ABC transporter ATP-binding protein: MAAPQERATRSGAVLRRLIGYLAPFWRALLGVLALVLIGAAAQALGPYLIGSAIDGAIGAGDGAALNRTMLLLLLVYIVGAVAGRFQFVAMGEIGQRTLARMRIEIFQTIQRLSLRFFDRQPAGDLMSRLVNDTDVLNQLFSQGLVQVLGSLFGLAGILIAMLMLDWRLALVSFIVIPLMLLLTNLFARLSRRAFRRTRESIGDVSSEIQEEIAGVKVAQAFNRTGVNQQRFRQRNAANRDANVSATAITSAFTPAIDVLSTIATAIVAGYGGYLALHGAITVGVVVAFLTYVQQFFRPIQSLAAFYTTAQSSLAASERIFDLIDTPADLVDSPNATALAPIAGRVTFEHVSFSYGDRPVAAGTAAAHQPAAHQLDDVSLVAEPGQTIAIVGPTGAGKTTLVNLIGRFYDVSHGAVLIDGTDIRTVTRRSLRSQMGVVLQDSFLFAGTIAENIRYGRLDASDAEVEAAARAANAHDFIVRQPQGYQTPLGERGGTLSQGQRQLLGIARAILANPRILILDEATSSVDTRSEQLIQGALKALLKGRTSFVIAHRLSTVRDADQVLVLQAGQIAERGTHDTLLARNGLYAELHRRQFRDAPVAH, translated from the coding sequence ATGGCGGCGCCGCAAGAGCGCGCCACGCGCAGCGGCGCGGTGCTGCGCCGGCTGATCGGCTACCTGGCGCCCTTCTGGCGCGCGCTGCTGGGCGTGCTGGCGCTGGTGTTGATCGGCGCGGCGGCCCAGGCGCTCGGCCCCTACCTGATCGGGAGCGCGATCGACGGCGCAATCGGCGCGGGTGATGGCGCCGCGCTCAACCGCACGATGCTGCTGCTGCTGCTGGTGTATATCGTGGGGGCGGTGGCCGGCCGGTTTCAGTTCGTAGCCATGGGCGAGATCGGCCAGCGCACGCTCGCGCGCATGCGCATCGAGATCTTCCAGACCATCCAGCGGCTCTCGCTGCGCTTTTTCGATCGCCAGCCCGCCGGTGATTTGATGTCGCGGCTGGTCAACGACACCGATGTGCTCAACCAGCTGTTCAGCCAGGGCCTGGTGCAGGTGCTTGGCAGCCTGTTCGGCCTGGCCGGCATCCTGATCGCCATGCTGATGCTCGACTGGCGGCTGGCGTTGGTGAGCTTCATCGTCATCCCGCTCATGCTGCTGCTGACCAACCTGTTCGCGCGGCTCTCGCGGCGCGCCTTCCGGCGCACCCGCGAGTCGATCGGCGATGTCTCATCCGAGATCCAGGAGGAGATCGCCGGTGTCAAGGTTGCCCAGGCCTTCAATCGCACCGGCGTCAACCAGCAGCGCTTTCGCCAGCGCAATGCCGCCAACCGCGATGCCAACGTCAGCGCCACGGCGATCACCTCGGCCTTCACGCCCGCAATCGATGTGCTCTCGACGATCGCGACTGCGATTGTGGCCGGCTACGGCGGCTACCTGGCGCTACACGGGGCGATCACCGTCGGCGTGGTCGTGGCGTTCCTGACCTATGTGCAGCAGTTCTTCCGGCCGATCCAGTCGCTGGCGGCTTTCTATACCACCGCGCAGTCGTCGCTGGCGGCCTCCGAGCGCATCTTCGACCTGATCGATACACCTGCCGATCTGGTTGATTCGCCCAATGCGACAGCGCTGGCGCCGATCGCCGGCCGCGTCACGTTCGAGCATGTGTCGTTCAGCTATGGCGACCGGCCAGTCGCCGCAGGTACGGCGGCGGCGCACCAGCCGGCGGCACACCAGCTCGACGACGTATCGCTGGTGGCCGAGCCAGGCCAGACGATCGCGATTGTCGGGCCGACTGGCGCGGGCAAGACCACGCTCGTCAACCTGATCGGTCGCTTCTACGATGTGAGCCATGGCGCCGTGCTGATCGACGGCACCGACATCCGCACCGTGACGCGCCGCAGCCTGCGCAGCCAGATGGGCGTGGTGCTGCAAGATAGCTTCCTGTTCGCCGGTACGATCGCCGAAAACATTCGCTACGGCCGGCTCGATGCCAGCGACGCCGAGGTCGAGGCCGCCGCCCGCGCCGCCAACGCGCACGACTTCATTGTGCGCCAGCCCCAGGGCTACCAGACGCCGCTCGGCGAGCGCGGCGGCACGCTCAGCCAGGGCCAGCGCCAGCTGCTCGGCATCGCCCGCGCCATCCTGGCGAACCCGCGCATCCTGATCCTCGACGAGGCTACCAGCAGCGTTGATACGCGCAGCGAGCAGCTGATCCAGGGCGCGCTCAAGGCGCTGCTCAAGGGCCGCACCAGCTTCGTGATCGCCCACCGGCTCAGCACTGTTCGCGATGCCGATCAGGTGCTGGTGCTCCAGGCCGGGCAGATCGCCGAGCGCGGCACCCACGACACCCTGCTTGCGCGTAATGGGCTGTACGCCGAGCTGCACCGGCGCCAGTTCCGCGACGCGCCCGTGGCGCATTAG
- a CDS encoding LLM class flavin-dependent oxidoreductase, with the protein MLKQARCEPKPIQKPYPPFMIGGVGEQLTLRVVARYADVWNSMPANVDEFRHKQHILHEHCAAVGRDPAEIECSVQTRINYDDLPATVATLQPLVDAGATHLVLMLNYPYPDGIVARLAGEVVGRVG; encoded by the coding sequence GTGCTGAAGCAGGCCCGGTGCGAGCCAAAGCCGATCCAGAAGCCCTACCCGCCCTTCATGATCGGCGGCGTGGGCGAGCAGCTGACCCTGCGGGTGGTGGCGCGCTACGCCGACGTGTGGAACTCCATGCCCGCCAACGTGGATGAGTTCCGGCATAAGCAGCACATTCTGCACGAGCACTGCGCTGCGGTGGGCCGCGACCCGGCCGAGATCGAATGTTCGGTGCAGACGCGGATCAACTACGACGACCTACCGGCGACGGTCGCCACGCTTCAGCCGCTGGTCGATGCCGGCGCGACACACCTGGTGCTGATGCTGAACTACCCATATCCCGACGGCATTGTCGCTCGGTTAGCCGGCGAGGTGGTTGGGCGGGTGGGCTGA